A section of the Clostridia bacterium genome encodes:
- a CDS encoding V-type ATP synthase subunit B, producing MNIEYLGLSEINGPLIAIDNVKGASFEEMVEIAVEGGENRMGRIVQMYGDKAIVQVFEGTSGLSRKNTRARFTGKPMEMPVSRELLGRVFDGAGRPIDGLGEIFAEKRVDVNGKPINPAARTYPRNYIRSGISTIDALSTIIRGQKLPIFSGAGMPHDQLAVQIVKQAQIMGSGEESSEDFAIVFAAMGVKNDVADYFRRSFEESGVLERVSMFLNLSNDPIVERILTPLCALTAAEYLAFDLGMQILVIMTDMTSYAEALREFSSSKGEIPGRKGYPGYLYSNLATLYERAGIIQGSKGSITQIPILTMPNDDITHPVPDLTGYITEGQIVLDRTLDQSGIYPPISVLPSLSRLMKDGIGKGFTREDHPPLSNQLFSAYAKVMDARSLASVIGADELSENDKKYLEFGRQFEERFVTQGINENRTTEYSLDLGWELLTLLPESELDRIDKELLAKYYKKQNTTQPRSDA from the coding sequence ATTAACATTGAATATTTAGGACTTAGTGAGATAAACGGTCCGCTTATCGCTATTGACAACGTAAAGGGCGCATCCTTTGAGGAAATGGTCGAGATAGCCGTTGAAGGCGGCGAGAACCGCATGGGCCGTATCGTACAGATGTACGGCGACAAGGCTATCGTTCAGGTGTTCGAGGGTACGAGCGGTCTTTCGAGAAAGAACACGCGCGCCCGCTTTACGGGCAAGCCCATGGAAATGCCGGTATCGCGCGAGCTTCTCGGCCGCGTATTCGACGGCGCAGGCCGCCCGATAGACGGACTTGGCGAGATATTCGCCGAAAAGCGCGTAGATGTAAACGGAAAGCCTATAAATCCGGCTGCCCGCACATATCCGCGTAACTATATAAGAAGCGGCATATCTACGATAGACGCGCTTTCTACCATCATCCGCGGACAGAAGCTGCCCATATTCTCCGGCGCAGGTATGCCCCACGACCAGTTGGCCGTTCAGATAGTTAAGCAGGCTCAGATAATGGGCTCCGGCGAGGAATCGAGCGAGGACTTCGCTATAGTATTCGCCGCAATGGGCGTTAAAAACGACGTTGCCGACTACTTTAGAAGAAGCTTTGAGGAAAGCGGCGTTTTGGAGCGCGTTTCCATGTTCTTAAACCTCTCGAACGACCCCATAGTCGAGCGTATACTTACTCCGCTCTGCGCGCTCACCGCGGCGGAATACCTTGCGTTCGACCTCGGTATGCAGATACTCGTTATCATGACCGACATGACCTCCTACGCAGAGGCGCTGCGTGAGTTCTCGTCGTCAAAGGGCGAGATCCCCGGCCGTAAGGGTTATCCGGGCTATCTTTACTCCAACCTTGCAACGCTTTATGAGAGAGCGGGCATCATACAGGGCTCCAAGGGCTCCATAACCCAGATCCCGATACTTACGATGCCCAACGACGATATAACGCACCCCGTTCCCGACCTTACGGGATACATCACCGAGGGGCAGATAGTTCTTGACAGAACGCTCGACCAGTCGGGTATATATCCGCCCATCTCCGTGCTTCCGTCGCTTTCGCGACTTATGAAGGACGGTATCGGTAAGGGCTTTACGCGCGAGGACCATCCTCCCCTGTCGAACCAGCTCTTCTCCGCTTACGCAAAGGTAATGGACGCGCGTTCGCTCGCGTCGGTAATCGGCGCCGACGAGCTTTCGGAGAACGATAAGAAGTATCTCGAATTCGGCCGTCAGTTCGAAGAGCGCTTTGTAACGCAGGGCATAAACGAGAACCGCACTACGGAGTATTCGCTCGACTTAGGCTGGGAGCTTCTTACGCTCTTGCCCGAAAGCGAGCTTGACCGTATCGATAAGGAGCTGCTTGCTAAGTATTACAAGAAGCAAAACACCACACAGCCCAGGAGTGATGCGTAA
- a CDS encoding V-type ATP synthase subunit D — translation MDMSLFPTKSNLMKAKHSLELAQLGYELMDKKRVVLVKEMMSLFDDAKAIQAEIDDTFAEAYRALQIAFISLGVSHEIALSVPVDDSLELKYRSVMGIEIPTLRSTQSAPGIYYGLSSSNSLLDEAYMKFRKVKELTLKLAEIENSIYRLATNVKKVQKRTNALSNIIIPRYTQVIYDISNALEEKEREEFSRLKVIKNTKQK, via the coding sequence ATGGATATGTCCCTGTTCCCAACGAAAAGTAATCTCATGAAGGCTAAGCATTCGCTTGAGCTTGCCCAGTTAGGCTATGAGCTTATGGACAAAAAGCGCGTTGTCTTAGTTAAAGAAATGATGTCGCTTTTCGACGATGCAAAGGCCATACAGGCAGAGATAGACGATACCTTTGCCGAAGCTTACCGCGCGCTTCAGATAGCGTTCATCTCGCTCGGCGTATCGCATGAGATAGCGCTTTCCGTGCCGGTGGACGACTCGCTGGAGCTAAAATACAGAAGCGTAATGGGTATCGAGATACCTACGCTTAGAAGCACCCAGTCGGCTCCGGGCATATACTACGGCCTTTCATCGAGCAACTCGTTACTTGACGAGGCGTATATGAAGTTTCGTAAGGTAAAGGAGCTCACCTTGAAGCTTGCCGAGATCGAGAACAGCATATACCGCCTTGCGACTAACGTAAAAAAGGTGCAAAAGCGCACAAACGCGCTTTCGAATATCATTATCCCCCGCTATACGCAGGTGATATACGATATTTCAAACGCACTTGAGGAAAAAGAGCGCGAGGAGTTTTCAAGACTGAAGGTAATAAAGAACACCAAGCAGAAATAA
- a CDS encoding leucine-rich repeat domain-containing protein translates to MKNKLICMLIAICMIAVMLPAAALAGTTHVQSGDMTYPAENGDLYYQVFDGLITITGADTTVTSADIPDEIGGREVTSIGHSAFAYCSELASVDLPEGLTDIDSSAFYGCTSLESINIPANVTVIGLQAFYNCTALTSIVVPEGVTSIGARAFYRCSALRLVKTPQTRRFFCFWDRETDRRIASLLWVTCRERRPAVWGGTPRGGLPPVSLSRSKATKNLIAERSFAALRMTKGARGMTNEAACLFNAAPSLWCPLVIGGIKQAGLKKPAYSGHRVQRKKSILKRNHRTPF, encoded by the coding sequence ATGAAAAACAAGTTAATATGTATGCTGATTGCAATATGTATGATCGCGGTCATGCTGCCTGCGGCGGCTCTGGCGGGCACGACGCACGTTCAGAGCGGTGATATGACGTACCCCGCAGAAAACGGTGATCTTTACTATCAGGTGTTTGACGGCCTGATAACGATAACCGGCGCAGACACGACAGTGACGTCGGCGGACATTCCCGACGAGATAGGCGGCAGAGAGGTGACGAGCATCGGCCACAGCGCGTTTGCGTACTGCAGCGAGCTTGCGTCCGTTGATCTGCCCGAGGGCCTTACAGACATTGACTCATCCGCGTTTTACGGCTGCACCTCTCTTGAGTCGATAAATATACCCGCAAACGTGACCGTTATCGGCTTGCAGGCGTTCTATAATTGCACGGCTCTTACCTCGATAGTCGTTCCCGAGGGCGTTACGTCCATAGGCGCGAGGGCGTTTTACCGCTGCAGCGCGCTGAGATTGGTAAAAACGCCGCAGACGCGGCGTTTCTTTTGTTTTTGGGATAGGGAGACGGATCGCCGCATCGCTTCGCTCCTTTGGGTGACCTGTAGGGAGAGGCGTCCTGCCGTGTGGGGTGGCACGCCTCGCGGGGGGCTTCCCCCCGTGTCATTGTCGAGGAGCAAAGCGACGAAGAATCTTATTGCAGAAAGATCCTTCGCTGCGCTCAGGATGACAAAGGGGGCGCGCGGGATGACAAATGAGGCCGCCTGCTTATTTAATGCCGCTCCAAGTCTTTGGTGCCCGTTGGTTATAGGCGGCATTAAACAAGCAGGTTTAAAAAAGCCCGCTTACAGCGGACACCGAGTGCAAAGAAAGAAAAGTATATTGAAAAGGAATCATAGAACTCCGTTCTAA